A part of Ascochyta rabiei chromosome 3, complete sequence genomic DNA contains:
- a CDS encoding DNA helicase, with product MSDDDDYGDGYDDTEFLNAATQVEVEKENTPAFRPSPRPTKRRKVSQACEKAKPIPSRKTPVRRRQPFAASSNHDESDVAADNESFGVNGKDDSPATSEEPQEKQPSSRKKRAASKQQNDVVDEDEDASPARTTIAQKRRDRIHIPTTELDMTDIFFTQPPQEHSPPWKPRGAIWAKPTSIGVHKPLAEPTKWTGLDAMKTMALPGRQSISSRPKAITPVAVDEPESPIEDDRILQSPSIIGAQVAYDYAQDLADLPSDAFSSSTASPQKQDDDGDIIMLAESRKRIAPPQGSLRQTTLFGRQGASGQIPPSQANKRYNFIVDQRQEPPTHHKLDHEALKTWVYPTNLGTIRDYQFNIVQRGLFHNLLVALPTGLGKTFIAATIMLNWYRWTTESQIVFVAPTKPLVSQQVGACFGIAGIPRSATTMLTGGIQPGLRSEEWKSKRVFFMTPQTLLNDLKNGYADPKKIVLLVVDEAHRATGSYAYVEVVSFLRRFNQSFRVLALTATPGADVESVQKVIDGLDISRVEIRTENSMDICNYVHQRTVEKRVFQNSDEMEMCMDLYSQALQPLVNQVAGLGAYWSNDPRTLTPFGCTQAASKWTNEAGRHANPGVKNMVRTILTLLASIAHGMDLLKFHGMAPFYTKLKDFRDDSHKTKSKYRKQVLDSDAFKKLMARLDTWVNDENFAGHPKLEYVQECILEHFVNAGEGPNASQTRIMVFAHFRDSAEEIVRILKKHEPMIRPRVFVGQSTAKNSEGMNQKEQLEVIDKFKAGTFNTLIATSIGEEGLDIGEVDLIICYDSKASPIRMLQRMGRTGRKREGKIIMLQMQGKEENDANKAKDSYEKMQELIANGSHFTFHDEISRRIVPSDVKPVVDRRAIEIPPENSQQGWLPEPKKSGRTKKPPKKFHMPDGVLTGFVTAGCMGEEIVPKGRGKKAPAIMYPSEEVLEVPSLELVLLDGSATNDLERRFQTVYDDDDAPMVGALDLSQHADHQRTLTHTELLSRPGQKTRNFVSTMQRIHAMNSDRIELFKRNLHHSDYESDCVGDDVLTANTDLRPLICEDMWAEDGPTSEELTTTKAKPKAKSKAPPKPKAKSVPKPKTKAPRETPAPRGRPRKETAATAAAVETPIRPPKAKSQTPRTRTPNWKVSALAGEGEESSPPPTDPRFCVASQADTIGSDDTNDGEEEDPSLWKLDSELNSFIVDGTVEEEDEVPASSLPGLDFNGLGKATQAMIRSATKPKRSVKAEKLFTSDITDDDAVVSSDSDDDAPLVKLGGDANGKLAFVVASDSEEESAPVVPRKRARRVIDDDEDDE from the coding sequence ATGTCGGATGATGATGACTATGGCGACGGATACGATGACACAGAATTCCTAAACGCAGCTACTCAGGTCGAAGTTGAGAAGGAAAACACGCCTGCATTCCGGCCATCGCCACGACCAACCAAACGCCGCAAAGTCAGCCAAGCATGTGAGAAAGCCAAGCCCATTCCATCCAGGAAGACACCGGTTCGACGACGGCAACCTTTCGCAGCATCATCTAATCACGACGAATCCGATGTCGCAGCGGACAATGAGTCATTTGGTGTAAATGGCAAAGATGATTCGCCTGCGACAAGTGAAGAGCCACAAGAAAAACAGCCTTCTAGTCGTAAGAAAAGGGCTGCGTCCAAACAACAAAACGATGTTGTtgatgaggatgaggatgCATCGCCTGCAAGAACAACAATTGCCCAGAAGAGGCGAGACCGCATACATATACCGACAACGGAACTGGACATGACAGACATCTTCTTCACCCAACCGCCACAAGAGCATTCTCCACCGTGGAAGCCTAGAGGTGCAATATGGGCAAAGCCGACCAGCATCGGAGTACACAAACCTTTGGCAGAGCCTACGAAATGGACTGGGTTGGATGCAATGAAGACAATGGCTTTGCCTGGGAGGCAGTCAATCTCATCGCGACCTAAGGCAATAACTCCAGTCGCTGTGGACGAGCCCGAATCGCCTATTGAGGACGACCGAATTCTTCAGTCGCCTTCGATAATTGGCGCACAAGTGGCCTACGACTACGCGCAAGATCTGGCCGATCTACCATCTGACGCCTTCTCATCGTCAACAGCTTCACCGCAAAAGCAGGACGACGATGGCGATATTATCATGCTAGCAGAGAGTCGAAAGAGGATAGCGCCACCTCAGGGCAGCCTACGACAGACCACCTTGTTTGGGCGGCAGGGTGCTAGTGGTCAGATCCCGCCATCACAGGCGAACAAGCGTTACAACTTTATTGTTGATCAGAGACAAGAACCTCCGACGCATCACAAGCTGGATCACGAAGCCTTGAAAACTTGGGTATATCCAACAAATCTTGGGACAATTCGAGACTACCAGTTCAACATCGTTCAGCGAGGATTGTTCCACAACCTTCTCGTTGCCCTGCCGACTGGTCTTGGAAAGACTTTCATCGCAGCGACGATCATGCTAAATTGGTATCGGTGGACAACAGAGTCACAGATTGTGTTTGTTGCGCCTACGAAACCGCTCGTTTCCCAACAGGTTGGAGCCTGCTTTGGAATTGCTGGTATACCCCGTTCAGCTACGACCATGCTTACAGGAGGCATCCAACCAGGGCTCAGATCGGAGGAGTGGAAGAGCAAACGAGTATTTTTCATGACTCCCCAGACATTGCTGAACGACCTGAAAAACGGGTATGCCGATCCGAAAAAGATTGTCCTACTTGTAGTTGACGAGGCGCATCGAGCAACTGGGTCCTATGCGTATGTGGAAGTAGTGAGCTTTTTGAGACGCTTTAACCAAAGCTTTCGTGTCTTGGCTCTTACAGCTACACCGGGCGCGGACGTCGAGTCGGTTCAGAAGGTTATCGACGGGCTGGACATCTCGAGAGTTGAAATTCGAACAGAAAACTCGATGGACATCTGCAACTATGTACATCAGCGCACAGTTGAAAAGCGCGTCTTCCAGAACAGCGATGAGATGGAGATGTGCATGGACTTGTACAGCCAAGCTCTACAGCCATTAGTCAATCAAGTGGCTGGATTGGGTGCATACTGGAGTAACGACCCTCGAACTTTAACTCCTTTTGGTTGTACGCAAGCAGCAAGCAAGTGGACGAACGAAGCGGGACGCCATGCCAACCCAGGCGTGAAGAACATGGTCCGCACTATTTTGACTCTACTAGCTTCTATTGCCCACGGAATGGATTTGCTCAAGTTTCATGGTATGGCACCGTTCTACACCAAACTGAAAGACTTTAGAGACGATAGCCATAAAACGAAGTCAAAGTATAGGAAGCAAGTTCTCGACAGCGACGCATTCAAGAAGCTCATGGCGCGGCTGGACACTTGGGTCAACGACGAGAATTTCGCCGGCCACCCCAAACTCGAGTATGTGCAAGAGTGCATTTTGGAGCACTTTGTCAACGCAGGCGAAGGGCCAAACGCTTCTCAAACCAGGATTATGGTGTTTGCTCACTTCCGTGACAGCGCCGAGGAGATCGTTCGCATACTCAAGAAACACGAGCCCATGATTCGGCCCCGTGTATTTGTTGGGCAGTCAACAGCAAAAAACTCCGAAGGCATGAATCAGAAGGAGCAACTGGAAGTCATCGACAAGTTCAAGGCGGGCACCTTTAACACTCTTATCGCCACCTCCATTGGTGAAGAAGGTCTGGATATTGGCGAAGTTGATCTCATCATTTGTTACGATTCAAAAGCATCGCCAATCCGCATGTTGCAAAGGATGGGACGTACTGGTCGCAAGCGTGAAGGAAAGATTATCATGCTTCAAATGCAGGGCAAAGAAGAAAATGACGCGAACAAGGCGAAGGACAGTTATGAAAAGATGCAAGAGCTTATTGCCAATGGGTCACACTTCACCTTCCACGACGAAATCTCGCGACGGATTGTACCATCCGACGTCAAACCTGTTGTTGATCGCCGAGCTATCGAGATACCTCCGGAGAACTCGCAGCAGGGTTGGCTGCCAGAGCCAAAGAAGAGTGGTCGAACGAAGAAGCCACCCAAGAAGTTCCACATGCCGGATGGGGTGCTGACCGGTTTCGTCACCGCGGGGTGCATGGGTGAAGAGATCGTCCCGAAAGGACGCGGTAAGAAAGCGCCAGCCATCATGTACCCTAGCGAGGAGGTGCTCGAAGTGCCGTCGCTCGAGTTAGTCTTACTGGATGGATCGGCGACAAACGATCTAGAAAGACGCTTCCAAACCGTTtacgacgacgatgatgccCCAATGGTCGGCGCTCTAGACCTTAGCCAGCATGCAGATCATCAACGGACCTTGACCCACACAGAGCTTTTGTCAAGACCTGGGCAGAAGACACGGAACTTTGTTTCAACTATGCAGCGAATACATGCCATGAACAGCGACCGTATAGAATTGTTCAAGCGAAATCTCCACCACTCTGACTACGAGTCAGACTGTGTAGGCGATGATGTTCTCACAGCAAACACAGACTTGCGACCCCTCATATGCGAAGACATGTGGGCTGAAGACGGCCCTACGTCGGAAGAACTCACCACGACAAAAGCAAAGCCTAAAGCCAAGTCAAAGGCACCGCCTAAGCCCAAGGCCAAATCAGTGCCTAAACCGAAGACGAAGGCACCGCGAGAAACGCCAGCTCCTCGCGGCCGCCCACGTAAGGAAACTGCCGCCACCGCTGCTGCAGTGGAGACGCCGATCCGTCCGCCAAAAGCAAAAAGCCAGACACCAAGGACAAGGACACCCAACTGGAAGGTGTCGGCTCTGGCAGGAGAAGGCGAAGAATCATCTCCACCACCCACGGACCCGCGGTTCTGTGTTGCCTCCCAGGCTGATACAATAGGCTCGGATGATACCAATGACGgcgaagaggaggatccATCGCTTTGGAAGTTAGACTCTGAGCTGAACAGTTTTATCGTCGATGGGACAGTTGAAGAGGAGGACGAAGTTCCAGCATCAAGCCTCCCTGGTCTTGACTTCAACGGTCTTGGAAAAGCTACCCAGGCAATGATTAGATCCGCCACTAAGCCTAAGAGGTCTGTAAAAGCTGAGAAGCTGTTCACGAGCGACATCACAGACGACGATGCAGTGGTGAGTAGTGATAGTGATGACGATGCACCATTGGTCAAGCTAGGCGGAGATGCGAACGGAAAGCTAGCTTTCGTCGTAGCCTCCGACTCAGAAGAGGAGTCTGCTCCTGTTGTGCCAAGGAAGAGAGCGCGCAGAGTCATTGACGACGATGAAGATGACGAATGA
- a CDS encoding putative PHD type zinc finger protein with BAH domain-containing protein, with translation MDVRKNDGDAPVSQTGDSANAGSVHSEGDAQTGEVNTTNATEGETPSKGTSKASSTRASTPAASTLDIQHAPHDPTDATQTMDVDQQPQEPKSNEFDSVQPSRKGSEEAAAAPYGTRSRNRPGRSRINYAEDTEMDFEMTAPATANGNASDPPSRSSVTAESGQPAGVSAKKGANAGHGGAPWGNPGPNPKDTQANLSVSGSSATTPAPPSTTVQSTTKRRKNALKETTSGAHATAAAPSQAPKRGAQAQVQAPTAAPYTRESNMMTFEFSGGVLKDGRLQADDGQSVSINDQVYLVCEPPGEPYYLCRIMEFIHKENDPNLRVDSLRVNWFYRPRDVGRYNNDTRLVYATMHSDLCPIASLRGKCNIMHRSEIGDLDEYRKGKDSFWFNQVFDRFIHRWYDVIPTSQVINVPVKVKKALDERWKYICLETSRVKELTSAVKSCKRCVGYCASNDSVECAVCHNTYHMNCVRPPLLKKPSRGFAWACGPCSRAQEKKLEARRTPLLGTTNEDGEEEEVIDEEEEEAGSDSAATPDPESQVDLHPGTQAEIALAKMWPMRYLGIHCRVEDALQYDDRAIYPRASSRLGPRHQANVNVWHGQPVEFVKPAEIKKRYVKSTNNKKEGKLTKETVAAIEADKAEKAKRPKWVMDEPMGYVRRGEDLPNKDSKCTAELIFKMPPLGVHSTRGEDDAPTVTEEQVKTYMERAKALAKHVGVESYNTNFLTKALALYTKHQYDADAALKQVKKLDKRKDLKEPELTKEEEKRWNEGVAKYGSEIRSVRLHTNKTMFYGDAVRYYYMWKKSPKGKEIWGSYSNRKGRSKKVEPDAQSRLLDDVADNQDDSAFDNEKAVQRKRNFQCKFCTTRHCRQWRRAPGVSPGQMIPADGRSKDKSGFVVALCLRCANLWRKYAVKWENVDEIAKKVAQGGGKAWKRRIDEELLREVYAAQTDPSPVVNAPEYQDFPAAAAQTTGEPAKKKQKTNTVGNGDSGTSTPNNEVVASKKKEKEKPVPLPKAPTPPPVPAQPRLRALSCAVCRSTDGARLECAACRLTVHKSCYGVEDVRQANKWYCDTCRNDKKENVSYTYECVLCPHKVTEQDLYEQPKVTHKKKSDRDREKERMEKELIDIAREEYRFRQQEKGRPIVPREPLKRTADNNWVHVYCALWHAEVRFSNANRLDMVEGVGASTLRYDQICKLCKTNNGACVSCLQCHANFHVGCAHDRGYTFGFDMTPVKATRRDAVPTVTLNGDTGTMVAAIWCKEHTPKMPVHPINEVVEGSDIVALQLFAREFKQADLTLTGTARKANLVDQSTRTISQHAPAMANRRASAVTAQTPTSARGRHSNVGLPVKEESVEPPAPRPERNCARCKIDASPRWWKVEEKSEAPPRTSVVDSQLRANGVETNGHGAIDQDLRIVNGQPPNGADDHPMMDASATAGRGHLHLDTSIEASSPASYLCQKCHWKKEQGIDEDEGRERSKSVLPEPQQLPLRSPVQAYIAPPPPSALPSWAAPGGPPSMLPNQPPPLPAWHSAGPPGPPATSHPPPHHLQNGIGYVPPPHAPVGHHAPFHTPYPPPNGYPSHTGPPVHAQMPPAPMRAPYAPPSAGPAPPLHVNNGAMMVNGMHSPHNMPYSPTHPHEYHSSRSTESPFAAPPPSIPQYALHRGSPVPGRPETPRDTVMRDAPLVTSAPTERVNTGASASPSLRNLLH, from the exons ATGGATGTAAGAAAGAATGACGGTGATGCTCCAGTGTCTCAAACCGGGGATTCGGCCAACGCGGGTTCTGTGCACAGCGAAGGTGACGCGCAGACCGGTGAAGTGAACACCACCAACGCCACAGAAGGGGAAACGCCTTCAAAAGGCACCAGCAAGGCTTCTTCTACCAGGGCTTCGACGCCTGCAGCTTCCACTTTAGATATTCAACATGCGCCACATGATCCCACTGACGCGACTCAGACCATGGATGTGGATCAGCAACCGCAGGAGCCAAAAAGCAACGAGTTCGATTCAGTGCAGCCCTCGAGAAAAGGCTCAGAAGAGGCTGCAGCTGCGCCGTATGGAACGCGATCGCGTAACCGTCCGGGCAGGTCACGCATCAATTATGCCGAAGACACGGAAATGGATTTTGAGATGACAGCCCCTGCAACGGCAAACGGAAACGCGTCTGACCCGCCATCGCGTAGTTCTGTTACCGCCGAAAGTGGTCAACCTGCAGGTGTGAGTGCGAAGAAAGGTGCGAATGCAGGACACGGTGGTGCGCCGTGGGGTAATCCCGGACCCAATCCAAAAGACACCCAGGCAAACCTCAGTGTTTCCGGCTCGTCGGCAACCACACCAGCACCTCCGTCCACCACGGTACAGTCCACAACGAAGCGGCGAAAGAATGCCCTCAAGGAGACCACAAGTGGTGCCCATGCAACTGCAGCTGCGCCAAGCCAAGCTCCGAAGCGCGGTGCTCAAGCTCAAGTTCAGGCCCCGACAGCAGCTCCCTACACGCGAGAATCTAACATGATGACATTCGAGTTCAGCGGTGGCGTATTGAAAGATGGACGCTTGCAAGCAGACGACGGTCAAAGCGTATCTATTAATG ACCAAGTGTACCTCGTGTGTGAGCCGCCCGGGGAACCATACTACCTGTGTCGCATTATGGAATTTATCCACAAGGAAAACGATCCAAATCTACGGGTAGATTCACTGAGGGTTAATTGGTTCTATCGACCACGGGATGTCGGCCGCTACAACAATGATACCCGTCTGGTTTATGCAACCATGCACTCGGACTTGTGCCCTATAGCCTCCTTGCGAGGAAAGTGCAACATCATGCACAGGAGCGAGATTGGCGATCTTGACGAATATCGCAAAGGTAAAGACAGCTTCTGGTTCAACCAGGTCTTTGATCGCTTCATCCATCGTTGGTACGATGTCATCCCTACGTCCCAAGTCATCAACGTCCCGGTGAAGGTCAAGAAGGCCCTGGACGAGCGCTGGAAATACATCTGTCTGGAAACAAGCAGGGTGAAAGAATTGACTAGCGCGGTCAAGTCTTGTAAGCGCTGCGTTGGCTATTGTGCATC GAATGACTCGGTAGAATGCGCGGTATGCCACAACACCTATCATATGAACTGTGTACGTCCACCGTTGTTAAAAAAGCCATCTCGTGGTTTTGCTTGGGCCTGTGGACCGTGCAGCAGGGCACAAGAAAAGAAACTTGAGGCTCGACGAACTCCGCTCCTGGGCACCACAAACGAGGAcggcgaggaagaagaggtcATTGatgaggaagaagaggaagccGGCAGCGACAGCGCCGCAACTCCTGACCCCGAAAGCCAAGTCGACCTTCATCCGGGTACACAGGCTGAGATTGCTCTTGCAAAGATGTGGCCCATGCGATATTTGGGCATCCACTGTCGCGTGGAAGATGCTTTGCAGTACGATGACAGGGCAATCTACCCACGCGCCAGTTCTCGACTAGGACCACGACATCAAGCGAACGTGAATGTGTGGCATGGACAACCAGTGGAATTCGTCAAGCCAGCGGAGATCAAGAAGCGTTACGTCAAGTCGACGAACAACAAGAAAGAGGGCAAACTAACCAAGGAAACTGTTGCGGCCATTGAGGCCGACAAAGCGGAGAAGGCTAAACGCCCTAAGTGGGTCATGGACGAACCGATGGGCTACGTTCGTCGTGGCGAAGATCTGCCGAACAAGGACTCAAAGTGTACCGCGGAATTGATCTTCAAGATGCCTCCCCTGGGCGTACATTCAACGCGTGGGGAGGATGACGCACCGACAGTCACTGAAGAGCAAGTCAAAACCTACATGGAGCGCGCGAAAGCTCTGGCAAAACATGTTGGAGTTGAGTCGTACAACACCAACTTTCTCACCAAGGCGCTGGCGCTGTACACGAAACATCAATACGATGCTGACGCAGCTCTGAAGCAGGTCAAGAAGCTTGACAAACGCAAGGATCTGAAAGAGCCAGAGCTGACgaaagaggaagagaagagaTGGAACGAGGGAGTCGCCAAATATGGTTCCGAAATCAGAAGTGTCCGTTTGCATACCAACAAGACTATGTTCTACGGAGACGCCGTACGATACTACTACATGTGGAAGAAGAGCCCCAAAGGCAAGGAGATCTGGGGCTCCTACAGCAACCGAAAAGGCCGAAGCAAGAAGGTTGAACCCGACGCGCAAAGTCGACTGTTGGACGATGTTGCTGACAACCAAGACGACTCGGCATTTGACAACGAGAAAGCTGTGCAGCGCAAGCGCAATTTTCAATGCAAGTTCTGCACGACTCGCCATTGCCGGCAGTGGAGACGCGCTCCTGGCGTTTCGCCTGGCCAGATGATACCTGCAGATGGCCGTTCAAAAGACAAGTCGGGCTTTGTTGTAGCTCTTTGCCTGCGCTGTGCAAATCTGTGGCGCAAGTATGCAGTGAAGTGGGAAAACGTCGACGAGATTGCTAAAAAGGTGGCCCAAGGTGGTGGCAAAGCCTGGAAGAGGAGGATTGACGAGGAGTTGCTTCGAGAAGTTTATGCTGCACAGACCGACCCCAGCCCGGTGGTCAACGCGCCAGAATACCAGGACTTCCCTGCGGCGGCGGCCCAGACCACTGGCGAACCTGCTAAGAAGAAACAGAAAACAAACACTGTTGGTAATGGAGACAGTGGCACTTCAACTCCCAACAACGAGGTTGTCGCctccaagaagaaggagaaagagaagcCTGTACCGCTACCTAAAGCTCCCACACCTCCACCAGTCCCTGCACAACCTCGACTGAGAGCGTTGTCATGTGCCGTCTGCCGATCGACAGATGGTGCGCGCTTGGAATGCGCTGCTTGTCGCCTGACGGTACATAAGTCCTGCTACGGTGTCGAAGATGTCCGACAGGCGAACAAGTGGTATTGCGACACGTGCAGGAACGACAAGAAAGAGAATGTGTCCTAT ACATACGAGTGCGTCTTGTGTCCTCATAAAGTTACAGAACAGGACCTCTACGAGCAGCCCAAAGTCACacacaagaagaagagtgaCCGGGACAGGGAGAAAGAGCGGATGGAGAAAGAGCTCATCGACATTGCCCGAGAGGAGTATCGTTTTCGACAGCAGGAGAAAGGTCGGCCGATTGTTCCTCGTGAGCCGCTGAAGCGCACCGCAGATAACAACTGGGTCCACGTTTACTGCGCGCTCTGGCATGCAGAGGTGAGGTTCAGTAACGCCAATCGCCTTGATATGGTAGAAGGAGTCGGTGCTAGCACCCTTCGGTACGACCAGATCTGCAAGCTTTGCAAGACCAACAACGGGGCCTGCGTGTCGTGTTTGCAGTGCCATGCCAACTTCCACGTCGGTTGTGCGCATGATCGTGGATACACGTTTGGATTTGACATGACACCCGTCAAAGCCACTCGAAGAGACGCAGTGCCCACAGTCACCCTAAACGGGGACACGGGCACGATGGTGGCGGCTATCTGGTGCAAGGAGCACACACCGAAGATGCCTGTGCATCCTATCAACGAAGTGGTCGAAGGCTCAGATATCGTCGCGCTGCAGCTCTTTGCTCGTGAGTTCAAACAGGCGGACCTAACACTTACGGGTACGGCTCGCAAAGCTAATCTGGTTGATCAATCAACACGGACAATTTCACAGCATGCGCCAGCGATGGCGAACCGTCGGGCTTCTGCCGTGACAGCTCAGACACCTACCTCAGCTCGAGGCCGTCACTCGAACGTCGGATTGCCAGTCAAGGAAGAATCTGTCGAACCACCAGCACCCAGGCCAGAGCGGAATTGTGCCCGGTGCAAGATCGACGCCAGCCCGCGATGGTGGAAAGTTGAAGAGAAATCAGAGGCCCCGCCGCGCACATCAGTTGTTGATAGCCAACTGAGAGCCAATGGCGTGGAAACGAACGGCCACGGAGCTATAGATCAGGACCTACGCATTGTGAATGGACAACCTCCCAACGGAGCTGACGATCACCCAATGATGGATGCATCAGCTACGGCAGGCCGTGGCCACTTGCACCTGGACACGAGTATTGAAGCGAGCTCGCCTGCGTCGTACTTATGTCAGAAGTGTCACTGGAAGAAAGAGCAGGGCATTGATGAGGATGAAGGACGAGAGCGATCGAAGTCTGTGCTTCCGGAACCCCAACAATTACCTCTCCGCTCTCCTGTACAAGCATACATTGCACCGCCACCTCCATCTGCTCTGCCGTCTTGGGCTGCTCCGGGCGGCCCCCCTTCTATGCTGCCGAACCAGCCTCCACCATTGCCGGCCTGGCATAGTGCAGGACCTCCTGGACCCCCAGCGACGTCCCACCCCCCGCCTCATCATCTCCAAAATGGCATCGGATATGTTCCGCCACCACACGCTCCCGTTGGTCACCACGCACCGTTTCATACACCCTATCCTCCTCCCAACGGGTATCCTTCACACACGGGGCCACCAGTGCATGCTCAGATGCCACCAGCACCTATGCGTGCGCCCTATGCTCCACCGTCGGCAGGACCCGCTCCACCACTTCATGTCAACAACGGCGCGATGATGGTCAATGGGATGCATTCGCCGCATAACATGCCCTACTCACCAACACACCCTCATGAGTACCATTCTTCTCGTTCGACCGAGAGTCCGTTTGCTGCCCCTCCACCGTCGATTCCACAGTATGCTCTTCATCGCGGCAGCCCCGTGCCAGGCCGACCAGAAACGCCACGGGACACAGTGATGCGAGACGCTCCCTTGGTTACGTCTGCTCCTACGGAGCGGGTGAACACGGGTGCCAGCGCCAGTCCTTCGCTTCGCAATTTGTTGCATTGA
- a CDS encoding endoplasmic oxidoreductin-1, variant 2, with protein MHTASQVFYLAVFSLLGGSHAVSHATSTTSKSPPPNVCNLEPGAIVSDACASYSTLEQLNEAIHPYLHSITQDTDFFSHYRLSLYSKKCPFWDDENGICGNVACAVNTLDNEEDIPLVWRAKELGKLEGPTAHHPGKKEQKEERKRPLHGSLGENVDESCVVEYDDECDERDYCVPDDAFAPAKGDYVSLVDNPERFTGYAGVGAQQVWEAIYRENCFSKPPKVASGQSTGRSAPLGGSPFGGFGNQQQMLAANQLRNAMKEGGLQQKVQSAIAHGTAVARLDPVEFDDTCLEKRVFHRVISGMHASISTHLCWDYLNQTTGQWGPNLACYEQRLHNYPERISNIYFNYALVMRAVGKIKQHIQDYSFCSEDPEQDLRTKNSVLRLASALPSGPEIFDETVMFQDPGTVVLKEDFRNRFRNVSRIMDCVGCDKCRLWGKLQTNGYGTALKVLFEFDEQDSSQDPPLRRTELVALVNTMDRLSHSLSAIKEFRRMIDEREGVPEAAVPTPQEPSQGVLKTKLALEEKKEPETRYTEDGLPDFNRDWDASNMTAWQEAVAEYQLIVRVFKYVLWQWYYMPQKFGRIAVLEAKRLYDWWSGMVPSERSWEIRIPRREEL; from the exons ATGCACACAGCATCGCAGGTGTTCTACCTGGCAGTCTTCTCGCTGCTAGGTGGCTCACACGCTGTCAGTCACGCCACGTCTACAACGTCCAAATCTCCACCTCCAAACGTCTGCAAT TTGGAGCCCGGCGCAATCGTATCAGACGCCTGCGCAAGCTACAGCACCCTCGAACAGCTGAATGAAGCCATACATCCCTACCTCCACTCGATTACACAAGACACTGACTTCTTTTCGCACTACCGCCTGAGCTTGTACAGCAAGAAATGTCCCTTCTGGGACGACGAGAATGGGATATGTGGGAATGTGGCATGTGCGGTGAACACATTGGATAACGAGGAGGACATACCGCTGGTCTGGCGCGCGAAAGAGCTGGGCAAGCTAGAAGGGCCTACAGCGCATCACCCTGGCAAGAAAGAgcagaaagaagagagaaagagGCCGCTGCACGGAAGTCTGGGCGAGAACGTCGACGAAAGCTGTGTAGTCGAGTACGACGACGAGTGCGACGAGCGCGACTATTGCGTACCGGACGATGCCTTCGCCCCGGCAAAAGGAGACTACGTGTCGCTTGTGGACAACCCGGAGCGCTTCACTGGATATGCCGGAGTGGGTGCCCAGCAGGTTTGGGAAGCCATCTACCGCGAGAACTGCTTCAGCAAGCCGCCGAAGGTGGCCTCTGGACAGTCGACTGGTCGCTCTGCGCCGCTTGGGGGCTCACCGTTTGGCGGTTTCGGGAACCAGCAGCAGATGTTGGCGGCAAATCAACTGCGGAACGCCATGAAAGAGGGCGGTCTTCAGCAGAAGGTCCAGTCTGCCATCGCTCACGGAACGGCTGTTGCGCGTCTCGACCCTGTCGAGTTTGACGACACCTGCTTGGAGAAGCGTGTGTTCCATCGCGTCATCTCTGGTATGCACGCGTCCATCTCAACGCATCTGTGCTGGGACTACTTGAACCAGACGACTGGTCAATGGGGACCAAACCTCGCCTGTTACGAGCAGCGACTTCATAACTATCCTGAACGCATTTCCAACATCTACTTCAACTACGCGCTTGTAATGCGCGCGGTCGGAAAGATCAAGCAACACATCCAGGACTACTCTTTCTGTTCCGAAGACCCCGAACAGGATCTGCGTACGAAGAATTCGGTTTTGCGTCTGGCGTCTGCGCTCCCTTCAGGCCCCGAGATTTTTGATGAAACAGTCATGTTCCAGGACCCCGGCACAGTCGTCTTGAAGGAGGACTTCCGCAACCGCTTTAGGAACGTGAGCAGGATTATGGATTGTGTTGGCTGCGATAAGTGCCGCCTTTGGGGCAAACTGCAGACGAACGGCTACGGCACAGCTCTCAAGGTCCTATTCGAATTCGACGAGCAAGATTCTTCCCAAGACCCACCGCTACGCCGTACTGAGCTTGTTGCGCTGGTTAACACCATGGACCGTCTCTCTCACTCTCTCTCGGCGATCAAGGAATTCCGTCGTATGATTGACGAGCGTGAAGGTGTCCCTGAGGCCGCTGTGCCTACACCCCAAGAGCCATCTCAGGGCGTCCTCAAGACAAAGCTCGCGCTcgaggaaaagaaagaaccAGAGACCAGGTACACAGAGGATGGTCTTCCTGATTTCAACCGTGACTGGGACGCAAGCAATATGACAGCTTGGCAAGAGGCGGTGGCAGAGTATCAGCTGATAGTGCGTGTCTTCAAATACGTGCTATGGCAATGGTACTACATGCCGCAGAAGTT TGGCAGAATCGCAGTCCTTGAGGCCAAGCGCCTGTACGACTGGTGGTCAGGCATGGTGCCTAGCGAGAGGAGTTGGGAAATCCGTATCCCCAGAAGAGAAGAGCTGTAA